In one window of Hevea brasiliensis isolate MT/VB/25A 57/8 chromosome 10, ASM3005281v1, whole genome shotgun sequence DNA:
- the LOC110668191 gene encoding wax ester synthase/diacylglycerol acyltransferase 11: MGSETQENISMERSKQEEEGMAEPVSPTGQYFNSSVLSICVLGVLESEVPIDDSPTMSLLQDVFLPISPRFSSIMISDRRGEKQWKRVDVNLKNHVNVPTFPAGLSPKSYDNYFNGYLSKIALEPLPQTQPLWEMHIIKYPTSNAAGNLIFKLHHALGDGFSLMGALLSCLQRVENPSLPLTFPPLQLRSKPEIFKSKKSTVSETFSSIFNTMSDFGWSLLKSSVVEDVQSPVRSGDDGVEFKPITISTMTFSLDQIKQIKTRLGVTINDVITGIIFYGIRLYMLAVSNNSTNAHSTALVLLNTRIIGSYKSVKEMVKPNAESPWGNEFGFLHVSMPELTKAAVTNPLLFVEKAQQIIKRKRGSLAVNLTGKLLEAVRKLRGPEATAKYIHSTLKNSSMTISNVIGPVERMALANHPVKGLYFMVVGVPQSLTITMVSYTGKFRIAVGTEKDFIDPQKFKSCIENAFEMIFKSSCEALSRAN, encoded by the exons ATGGGAAGTGAAACTCAAGAAAACATATCGATGGAGCGCTCgaagcaagaagaagaaggaatggCAGAACCTGTGAGTCCAACAGGGCAATACTTCAATAGCTCAGTGCTTTcaatttgtgttcttggtgttttAGAATCAGAAGTTCCGATTGATGACTCGCCTACCATGTCTTTGCTTCAAGATGTTTTCCTCCCTATCAGCCCTCGATTCTCCTCCATCATG ATCAGTGATAGAAGAGGTGAAAAACAATGGAAGAGAGTTGATGTTAACCTAAAAAACCATGTAAATGTCCCCACTTTCCCTGCTGGATTATCACCAAAGTCTTATGACAATTACTTCAATGGCTATTTATCAAAAATAGCTTTGGAACCTCTTCCTCAAACTCAACCCTTATGGGAAATGCATATCATAAAATACCCTACAAGCAATGCAGCTGGCAATCTCATTTTCAAGCTTCACCATGCTCTTGGAGATGGATTTTCTCTTATGGGAGCTCTTCTTTCTTGTCTCCAAAGGGTAGAAAACCCTTCTCTTCCCTTGACATTTCCTCCTCTTCAACTACGCTCCAAACCTGAAATATTCAAGAGTAAGAAGAGTACGGTGTCTGAAACTTTTAGCTCAATCTTTAATACCATGTCTGATTTCGGATGGAGCCTTCTTAAGAGCAGTGTGGTTGAAGATGTTCAGTCCCCTGTAAGATCTGGGGATGATGGGGTTGAGTTTAAGCCAATTACCATTTCAACAATGACATTCTctcttgatcaaatcaaacaaatcAAGACCAGGCTTGGAGTG ACGATAAATGATGTGATTACTGGGATAATCTTCTATGGGATTCGATTGTACATGCTAGCAGTTAGCAATAACTCAACCAATGCACATTCTACAGCATTGGTGTTGCTCAATACGAGGATCATTGGTAGCTACAAATCGGTAAAGGAAATGGTGAAGCCTAATGCAGAGTCACCATGGGGAAACGAATTTGGATTCCTGCATGTTTCAATGCCTGAATTAACTAAGGCTGCAGTAACTAATCCACTTCTGTTTGTTGAGAAAGCACAGCAAATAATCAAGAGAAAAAGAGGCTCTCTTGCTGTTAACCTCACTGGCAAGCTCCTGGAGGCTGTAAGGAAACTTAGAGGCCCTGAG GCAACAGCCAAATACATCCATAGCACACTCAAGAACTCAAGCATGACAATCTCAAATGTTATTGGCCCAGTTGAGAGGATGGCTTTGGCTAATCATCCAGTTAAAGGTTTATACTTTATGGTAGTTGGTGTACCTCAG AGTCTTACCATAACCATGGTGAGCTACACAGGAAAGTTCAGAATTGCTGTGGGAACAGAAAAGGATTTCATAGATCCTCAGAAGTTCAAATCATGCATAGAGAATGCCTTTGAGATGATATTCAAGTCCTCTTGTGAAGCACTTTCAAGGGCAAATTAG
- the LOC110668201 gene encoding wax ester synthase/diacylglycerol acyltransferase 4 — MEIEQEIEVSEPVSPTGQYLSTSILSLCIIGVLESEVPIDDSQTMALLKDVFLPINPRFSSVMVINKKGEKRWKKVEVRLKDHVKVPIFPAGKSRKFYDDCLDDYLSMIAMEELPQSQPLWEIHIIKYPTSEAEGNAIFKLHHSLGDGFSLMGALLSCLKRADNPAMPLTFPSVQLHNNKLEGKKNSICRSLLSFFSWGLHTISDFGSSIIKSSLVEDDKSPIRSGHPAVECLPVSVVTLSFSLHHIKQIRTKLGVTINDVITGTIFLATRLYMETVKQGSGKARTTSLVLLNTRMFGGYKSVQEMVKPDAEVPWGNHFAFMSVSIPKLSASDVKDPLQFVWKARKVIQRKRSSFAVFLTAKYLQLVRKFRGPEAVSKHLHGTLKNTSLGITNVIGPMEQMALANHPVKGLYFVVTGAPQSLMTGVLSYMGKLRVAALVEKDFIDPQNFKFHMQNAFDMIFKAAFGASPSPAN; from the exons ATGGAGATCGAGCAAGAAATAGAAGTTTCAGAACCTGTGAGTCCTACGGGACAATATCTGAGCACTTCTATTTTATCACTTTGTATTATTGGAGTTCTGGAATCTGAAGTTCCCATCGATGACTCTCAAACTATGGCATTGCTCAAGGATGTGTTCCTTCCTATCAATCCTCGTTTCTCTTCTGTTATG GTTATAAACAAAAAAGGAGAGAAACGTTGGAAGAAAGTTGAAGTGAGGCTCAAAGATCACGTAAAAGTACCTATATTCCCAGCTGGAAAGTCAAGAAAATTTTATGACGATTGCCTTGacgattatctatcaatgatagCCATGGAAGAGCTACCACAAAGCCAACCATTGTGGGAAATTCACATAATAAAATACCCAACTAGTGAAGCAGAAGGAAATGCAATCTTCAAGCTTCACCACTCGCTCGGCGATGGCTTCTCTCTAATGGGAGCTCTTCTTTCATGTTTAAAAAGGGCTGATAATCCTGCAATGCCCTTGACATTTCCATCTGTTCAGTTGCATAATAATAAGTTGGAGGGAAAAAAGAATAGCATATGCAGAAGCTTGCTAAGTTTTTTCTCTTGGGGGTTGCATACTATATCGGATTTTGGTTCAAGCATTATAAAGAGTAGTTTGGTTGAAGATGATAAATCTCCTATCCGATCTGGGCATCCTGCAGTGGAGTGTCTGCCTGTTTCTGTTGTAACATTGTCTTTCTCTCTTCATCATATCAAACAAATCAGGACCAAGCTTGGAGTG ACGATAAATGATGTAATTACGGGGACAATTTTTCTGGCAACTCGATTGTACATGGAAACAGTGAAGCAAGGTTCAGGGAAGGCACGAACAACATCATTGGTGCTGCTAAATACAAGGATGTTTGGAGGCTACAAGTCTGTCCAAGAAATGGTTAAACCTGATGCTGAGGTGCCATGGGGCAACCATTTCGCATTCATGTCTGTGTCCATTCCAAAATTGAGTGCCTCAGATGTTAAAGATCCTCTCCAATTTGTTTGGAAAGCTAGGAAAGTCATCCAAAGAAAGAGAAGTTCTTTTGCCGTTTTCCTCACTGCTAAATACCTTCAGCTTGTCAGGAAATTTAGAGGCCCTGAG GCAGTATCTAAACATCTCCATGGCACATTGAAGAATACAAGCTTGGGAATCACAAATGTGATTGGACCAATGGAACAGATGGCGTTAGCTAATCATCCTGTCAAAGGCTTATACTTTGTGGTCACTGGTGCACCTCAG AGTCTGATGACAGGGGTGTTAAGTTACATGGGAAAGCTTAGGGTTGCTGCTCTAGTAGAAAAGGACTTCATAGATCCACAGAACTTCAAATTTCATATGCAGAATGCTTTTGACATGATATTCAAGGCTGCATTTGGCGCTTCTCCTTCACCAGCCAATTAA
- the LOC110668219 gene encoding elongation factor G-1, mitochondrial produces MARFSRGSATSRLLFSLYSSTAKTTATAPAPPSHSPTAALLLGNFSLRQFSNVARAKEEEPWWKESMERLRNIGISAHIDSGKTTLTERILYYTGRIHEIHEVRGRDGVGAKMDSMDLEREKGITIQSAATYCTWNGYQINIIDTPGHVDFTIEVERALRVLDGAILVLCSVGGVQSQSITVDRQMRRYQVPRLAFINKLDRMGADPWKVLNQARSKLRHHSAAIQVPIGLEDDFQGLIDLVKLKAYYFHGSNGEKVVTEEVPAHMEAIVAEKRRELIEVVSEVDDKLADAFLADEPISSSDLEEAIRRATVARKFIPVFMGSAFKNKGVQPLLDGVLSYLPCPTEVSNFALDQSKNEDKVLLAGNPDGRLVALAFKLEEGRFGQLTFLRIYEGVIRKGDFIVNINTGKKIKVPRLVRMHSNEMEDIQEAHAGQIVAVFGVDCASGDTFTDGSIRYTMTSMNVPEPVMSLAVQPVSKDSGGQFSKALNRFQKEDPTFRVGLDPESGQTIISGMGELHLDIYVERIRREYKVDATVGKPRVNFRETVTQRAEFDYLHKKQTGGQGQYGRVIGFIEPLPADSPTKFLFENMMVGQAIPSGFIPAIEKGFKEAANSGSLIGHPVENVRIVLTDGASHAVDSSELAFKLASIYAFRQCYAAAKPVILEPIMLVELKAPTEFQGTVAGDINKRKGVIVGNDQDGDDSVITAHVPLNNMFGYSTSLRSMTQGKGEFTMEYKEHSPVSQDVQMQLVNTYKATKAAE; encoded by the exons ATGGCCCGATTCTCTAGAGGATCCGCTACATCGCGTCTCCTCTTCTCCCTCTATTCTTCCACCGCGAAAACGACAGCGACAGCTCCAGCTCCGCCGTCTCATTCCCCGACCGCTGCCCTGCTCCTCGGCAACTTCAGCCTCCGCCAATTCTCCAACGTCGCTCGCGCCAAGGAAGAGGAGCCATGGTGGAAGGAGTCCATGGAACGCCTGCGGAACATTGGAATCTCTGCTCACATCGACTCCGGAAAGACCACTCTCACTGAGCGCATCCTCTACTACACCGGCCGTATCCATGAGATCCACGAGGTCCGCGGCCGCGATGGAGTCGGCGCTAAGATGGATTCTATGGACTTAGAAAGAGAAAAGGGCATCACCATCCAGTCCGCCGCCACATATTGTACTTGGAATGGCTATCAG ATAAATATAATTGATACACCGGGGCACGTAGATTTTACCATAGAGGTGGAGAGGGCTTTGCGAGTGCTGGATGGTGCAATTCTTGTGCTTTGTAGTGTGGGTGGAGTGCAGAGTCAGTCTATAACGGTGGATAGGCAAATGAGGAGATATCAGGTCCCTAGACTTGCCTTTATTAACAAACTTGATCGAATGGGAGCTGATCCGTGGAAGGTTCTCAACCAG GCAAGGTCTAAACTGAGGCATCACAGTGCAGCTATTCAAGTTCCAATTGGCTTGGAGGATGATTTTCAAGGCCTTATTGATCTTGTGAAGTTGAAAGCTTATTATTTCCATGGTTCCAATGG TGAAAAAGTTGTTACTGAGGAAGTGCCTGCTCATATGGAGGCCATAGTTGCTGAAAAACGACGTGAACTTATAGAAGTTGTTTCTGAAGTTGACGATAAACTTGCTGATGCTTTTCTTGCAGATGAGCCTATTTCATCATCAGATCTTGAG GAGGCAATTCGCAGGGCTACTGTAGCAAGGAAATTTATTCCAGTATTCATGGGAAGTGCATTCAAGAACAAG GGAGTTCAACCACTTCTGGATGGTGTGCTTAGTTATTTGCCTTGTCCTACTGAAGTTAGTAACTTTGCTCTTGACCAATCTAAGAATGAAGATAAG GTCTTGTTGGCTGGAAATCCAGATGGACGACTTGTGGCATTGGCTTTTAAATTAGAGGAAGGgcgttttggtcaattgacatttCTAAG AATCTATGAGGGTGTCATTCGCAAGGGTGATTTTATAGTGAACATAAACACAGGCAAGAAGATTAAG GTTCCTCGCTTGGTTCGGATGCATTCTAATGAAATGGAG GACATTCAAGAGGCACATGCTGGGCAAATTGTTGCTGTATTTGGAGTGGATTGTGCTTCAG GAGATACTTTTACAGATGGATCTATTAGATACACTATGACATCCATGAATGTTCCTGAGCCAGTTATGTCATTAGCTGTTCAACCTGTTTCAAAAGACTCTGGAGGACAA TTTTCGAAAGCTTTGAATCGTTTTCAGAAAGAGGATCCTACTTTCCGTGTTGGTTTGGATCCTGAGAGTGGGCAG ACAATTATTTCTGGGATGGGAGAGTTGCATCTGGACATATATGTGGAGCGCATTCGGAGAGAGTACAAG GTTGATGCAACTGTTGGGAAACCTCGTGTTAACTTTAGAGAAACTGTTACTCAGCGTGCAGAATTTGATTATTTACATAAGAAGCAAACTGGAGGACAAGGCCAATATGGAAGAGTAATTGG GTTTATTGAGCCACTTCCAGCAGACTCGCCTACCAAATTCCTGTTCGAGAACATGATGGTTGGACAAGCTATACCATCAGGTTTTATTCCTGCAATTGAAAAGGGCTTTAAAGAAGCTGCCAATTC AGGCTCTTTAATTGGGCATCCAGTCGAAAATGTTCGTATTGTTTTAACAGATGGTGCTTCCCATGCCGTGGATTCTAGTGAACTTGCATTTAAATTAGCATCAATATATGCTTTTAGACAG TGCTATGCAGCTGCAAAGCCCGTTATACTGGAACCTATAATGCTGGTGGAACTGAAAGCACCAACAGAATTTCAGGGTACTGTAGCTGGTGATATTAACAA GAGGAAAGGTGTGATAGTTGGAAATGACCAGGATGGTGATGACTCTGTAATAACTGCCCAT GTTCCCCTAAACAATATGTTTGGGTACTCGACATCCCTTCGTTCCATGACACAG